In Mangifera indica cultivar Alphonso chromosome 1, CATAS_Mindica_2.1, whole genome shotgun sequence, a single genomic region encodes these proteins:
- the LOC123223457 gene encoding G-type lectin S-receptor-like serine/threonine-protein kinase At4g27290 yields the protein MERLTFFIFSCVLILVSIVELSSAVDTITPGKSIRDGETLISSSQRFELGFFSRGNSNNRYLGIWYKVSPEAVVWVANRKKSIAGNSGVLTIFKNGSLVLFNQDRSIIWSSNSPVMPGNPVAQLLDSGNFVVRDYIDSSSESYVWQSFDYPSDTLLAGMKLGWNLKTGFERNLTSWRSPDDPSPADFSLRLENNNLPQLVIGTESKKVARSGPWNGFQFNGIPMVQNHIFKPKLVQKNDELSYMFDTSSDTALTRLKVNQSANALQRLVWDEGRKEWNTLYSWPFDMCGYYAVCRVNSICRISKTPICGCLKGFVLKSQDEWGTPQTTKCVKKLQKDSDCRNGEQFLKLAKMKLPDNGQLNRSLNMEECRAECLNNCSCKAYANLDAAGKGSGCLMWFEELIDMKECTDGFSWGQDVFIRVAASELVDDSHRRRIIKMAVVSTICSMFIFGLVLCRAWKKTRNKGKEEAQTLISRENKKEDTEVPIFDFATIVAATNNFSNANMIGEGGFGPVYKGNLPKGQEIAVKRLSNKSKQGPREFKNEAALIGKLQHRNLVALVGICIEREESMLIYEYMPNKSLDYFIFEKERRKVLSWKKRFDIVIGIARGLLYLHQDSKLQIVHRDLKASNILLDSDLNPKISDFGLARIFRSDDKEVNTKRVIGTFGYMSPEYATEGTFSLKSDIFSFGVLLIEIISGKRNKGFRHRDHHHNLIGHAWLLWNDGKALDLADSCLQDSFIESQFQRCIQVGLLCVQNFPENRPEMSSVVFMLVNEEVALPQPGQPGFFTERVLSAESSRSENGMSITIQEGR from the exons ATGGAGCGCCTGACGTTCTTCATCTTCTCTTGTGTTTTGATTCTTGTATCAATCGTGGAGTTGTCATCTGCTGTTGATACAATAACTCCTGGAAAATCAATAAGAGATGGTGAGACATTAATTTCCTCATCCCAGAGATTTGAGCTGGGCTTTTTCTCTCGAGGAAACTCAAACAACAGGTACCTGGGGATATGGTACAAGGTAAGCCCTGAGGCAGTTGTGTGGGTGGCCaacagaaaaaaatcaattgctGGTAACTCTGGAGTTCTGACTATTTTCAAGAATGGAAGCCTTGTACTCTTCAATCAAGACAGGAGCATTATCTGGTCCTCTAATTCACCGGTGATGCCAGGAAATCCAGTAGCGCAGCTCCTGGATTCTGGGAACTTTGTTGTCAGGGACTATATTGACTCGAGTTCTGAAAGCTACGTTTGGCAGAGCTTTGATTACCCGTCAGACACACTTTTAGCGGGCATGAAGCTGGGATGGAACTTAAAAACCGGGTTTGAGCGAAATCTTACATCCTGGAGAAGTCCTGATGATCCATCCCCTGCAGATTTCAGTCTACGACTTGAGAACAATAATTTACCTCAATTAGTTATTGGAACAGAATCAAAAAAAGTGGCTCGCAGTGGACCATGGAATGGTTTCCAGTTTAATGGAATCCCCATGGTGCAGAACCACATCTTCAAACCAAAGCTGGTTCAAAAAAATGATGAGTTGAGTTATATGTTTGATACTTCCAGTGACACAGCTCTCACACGATTAAAAGTTAATCAATCAGCTAATGCACTGCAGCGACTTGTGTGGGATGAAGGGAGAAAAGAATGGAACACTCTGTACTCTTGGCCATTTGATATGTGTGGCTATTATGCAGTGTGTCGTGTCAATAGCATCTGCAGAATTAGCAAGACACCTATTTGTGGGTGTTTGAAAGGATTTGTACTGAAGTCACAGGATGAATGGGGTACACCTCAAACTACAAaatgtgtaaagaaattgcaaaaagaTTCAGATTGCCGAAATGGAGAACAGTTTTTAAAGCTCGCGAAAATGAAATTGCCTGATAATGGTCAATTGAACCGAAGCCTGAATATGGAGGAATGTCGAGCTGAATGCTTAAATAACTGTTCTTGCAAGGCTTACGCGAATTTAGATGCAGCGGGAAAAGGTAGTGGCTGCTTGATGTGGTTTGAAGAGCTGATTGATATGAAAGAATGCACAGACGGATTCAGCTGGGGACAGGATGTCTTTATACGAGTTGCAGCTTCAGAACTAG TGGATGATTCACATAGAAGGAGAATAATAAAGATGGCCGTGGTCTCAACAATTTGTAGTATGTTTATATTTGGCCTTGTACTCTGCCGTGCTTGGAAGAAAACAAGGAATAAAG GTAAGGAAGAAGCGCAAACTTTAATATCCAGAGAGAACAAGAAAGAAGACACAGAAGTGCCTATATTTGATTTCGCTACCATTGTTGCTGCTACAAATAATTTCTCAAATGCCAACATGATTGGTGAGGGTGGATTCGGTCCTGTTTACAAG GGAAATCTTCCCAAGGGACAGGAAATCGCGGTGAAGAGGCTTTCGAATAAATCAAAACAGGGTCCACGGGAATTTAAGAATGAAGCTGCTTTAATTGGCAAACTTCAACACAGAAATCTTGTTGCTCTTGTTGGAATCTGcattgaaagagaagaaagtaTGCTGATCTACGAGTATATGCCTAATAAGAGCttggattattttatttttg aaaaagaaagaaggaaagttCTGTCGTGGAAAAAGCGATTTGATATTGTCATTGGAATTGCAAGAGGACTTCTCTACCTCCACCAAGATTCTAAACTTCAAATAGTTCACAGGGATTTGAAGGCCAGCAACATTTTGTTAGACAGTGAcctaaatcctaaaatttcagattttgggTTGGCAAGAATATTCAGAAGTGATGACAAAGAAGTGAACACGAAGAGAGTCATTGGAACATT TGGCTACATGTCTCCCGAGTATGCCACTGAGGGCACATTTTCATTGAAATCCGATATCTTTAGCTTTGGTGTTCTTCTGATAGAGATAATAAGTGGGAAAAGGAATAAAGGATTCCGGCACCGAGATCACCATCATAATCTTATTGGACAT GCCTGGTTGCTGTGGAACGATGGAAAGGCTTTGGACCTAGCGGATAGCTGTTTACAAGATTCTTTCATCGAATCTCAATTTCAAAGATGTATTCAAGTGGGCTTATTATGTGTCCAGAACTTCCCAGAGAACAGACCAGAAATGTCATCTGTGGTGTTCATGTTAGTGAATGAAGAGGTAGCTCTACCTCAGCCTGGGCAGCCAGGTTTCTTCACAGAGAGAGTTTTAAGTGCAGAAAGTTCTCGTTCAGAAAATGGAATGAGTATAACAATACAGGAAGGAAGATAG